One window of Legionella pneumophila subsp. pneumophila str. Philadelphia 1 genomic DNA carries:
- a CDS encoding ABCB family ABC transporter ATP-binding protein/permease has product MTSLQIISHFFPFFWPKNNFKKKFRVIFSLFLVFTTLALNLIVPIFFKDIVTALSGTIRTSSMMIISLICCYGLLWMLARCSEKIREMLSFVNISTTIADYSTHVFAHLHALNYKFHLDKETGKITSAISRAQLAIAMLISNILFRIVPVFLEILFAFLIIWHFYGLSYGLYLIIILGIYLVFNGLTQKKSTVLQKNCSIAELNVSSAITDSLLNTETVKYYNSQTVEHKKIDQFLQESVHANTALFSGNGTFLVIQTLIIAGGLAFLSYKVGYQILIGQLKIGDFVLINGYLLQLFEPLSEASVRWRDTKNDLSKIEYSAYLLDQTDEVEQDHPDAKPLFITGPHVHFKNVTFGYQPEHPILKNVSFEVPPAKMTAIVGPSGSGKSTIARLLLGLFEVTQGQILIDDQDITAVSKHSLRQQIGIVPQEVLLFNNTLRFNLCYGALNISEREINNVIQLAHLEEMVKNLPKGIETNIGEGGFKLSGGERQRIGIARCLLRNPSILLFDEATASLDTQTEKNIQENIEEVTKHTTSIVIAHRLSTIIHADNILVLQDGEIVEAGTHQELIEKKGLYYSMWNSQQQKSAS; this is encoded by the coding sequence TTTTTTTGGCCGAAAAATAATTTTAAAAAAAAGTTTCGGGTCATATTTTCATTATTTTTGGTTTTCACAACACTCGCCTTAAATTTAATTGTACCCATTTTTTTTAAAGATATAGTAACTGCATTATCCGGTACGATAAGGACATCGAGCATGATGATTATCTCGCTGATCTGCTGTTATGGATTACTCTGGATGCTGGCAAGATGCAGTGAAAAAATTCGCGAGATGCTTTCTTTTGTAAACATAAGTACAACAATTGCGGATTATAGTACTCATGTCTTTGCACACCTTCATGCTTTAAATTACAAATTTCATCTGGATAAGGAAACCGGAAAAATAACCAGCGCTATCAGTCGCGCACAGCTTGCAATCGCGATGCTTATCTCGAACATATTGTTTCGGATTGTGCCTGTTTTTTTAGAAATTCTCTTCGCTTTTTTAATCATTTGGCACTTCTATGGCTTAAGCTATGGCCTCTATCTAATTATTATTTTGGGAATCTATCTTGTTTTTAATGGACTCACTCAAAAAAAATCCACAGTCCTGCAAAAAAATTGTAGCATTGCTGAATTAAATGTAAGTTCCGCAATTACCGACAGCCTACTCAACACAGAAACTGTAAAATACTACAACAGTCAAACCGTAGAACATAAAAAAATAGACCAATTTTTACAAGAAAGCGTTCATGCAAATACAGCATTATTTAGTGGAAACGGTACATTTTTGGTGATACAAACACTCATTATTGCGGGGGGTCTTGCCTTTTTGTCCTATAAAGTAGGGTACCAAATTTTAATTGGACAGTTAAAAATTGGTGACTTTGTCCTGATTAATGGCTATTTATTACAGTTATTTGAACCTTTAAGCGAAGCTAGTGTGCGTTGGCGAGATACCAAAAATGATTTATCCAAAATAGAATATTCAGCCTATTTATTAGATCAAACCGATGAAGTTGAACAAGACCATCCTGATGCAAAACCTTTATTCATTACCGGCCCGCATGTTCACTTTAAAAACGTCACTTTCGGTTACCAACCAGAACACCCCATTTTAAAAAATGTAAGCTTCGAAGTTCCACCCGCAAAGATGACAGCTATTGTGGGACCCAGCGGATCGGGTAAATCAACGATTGCACGATTATTGCTGGGATTATTTGAAGTCACTCAGGGACAAATACTCATAGATGACCAGGATATTACTGCTGTGAGCAAGCATTCATTACGCCAACAAATCGGAATTGTTCCACAAGAAGTTCTACTCTTCAACAATACGTTGAGGTTTAATCTCTGCTACGGTGCTCTAAATATCTCCGAGCGTGAAATCAATAACGTAATCCAACTGGCGCACTTGGAAGAGATGGTAAAAAACCTCCCCAAAGGAATTGAAACCAACATCGGTGAAGGGGGTTTTAAATTATCAGGAGGAGAACGCCAGAGGATTGGAATAGCAAGATGTTTATTACGCAACCCGAGTATTTTGTTATTTGATGAAGCAACCGCATCGCTCGACACGCAGACTGAAAAAAATATCCAGGAAAATATTGAGGAAGTTACAAAACATACCACCAGTATAGTCATTGCACATCGTTTGAGTACGATTATTCATGCTGACAACATTCTTGTTTTACAAGACGGAGAAATCGTAGAAGCTGGAACGCATCAAGAATTAATCGAGAAAAAGGGATTATATTACTCCATGTGGAATAGCCAGCAGCAAAAGAGTGCATCATGA